The DNA window ACAAAAAATTTGATTTTGAACGCGAATTATATTGCTGCTCTTTCTCTGCTGATACTGTTGTCTATAAGGGCCTTGTAATGCCTTCAGAGTTTGACAGTTTTTATACTGATCTATCTGATACTTCACATCGAACAGCAAGTGTTATGTTCCATATAAGATTTTCTACAAACACGTCTCCAAAATGGCATTTAGCGCAACCATACAGAGTTATTGCGCACAACGGTGAAATAAACACCATTTCAGGAAATAGAAACTGGTCGCTAGCAAGAATGAATAATTTATCCTCAAAAAGATTTGGCAACATGAGGAAATATCAACCATTAGTTAACCAATCTGGCTCAGATTCCTCAAGCCTAGATAATATGATAGAAGTTCTAAAAGAGGGTGGAGTAAATATTGGAAGAGCTGCAAGAATGCTAATACCACCATCTTGGCAGAATACGGACTTAATGGACTCAGACGAAAAGGCTTTTCATGAGTATAACTCTATGCACATGGAAGCATGGGATGGACCTGCCTTAATATGCTTTCAAGATAAAAACTTTTTATCTTGCTTCCTCGATAGAAATGGATTGAGACCAGCAAAAATTGAATTTTTTAATGATGAGACTGTTTGTATCTCTTCTGAATTTGGATCAAATAACGACAATTTGAAAACAATAAAAACTGACAGATTGGGACCAGGTGGTCTTTTTGTATATGACAGGAATTCTCAAAAAATTTTAAAAGACAGAGATGTTGATGAAGTTTTGGCAAAAACAAATCCGTACAGGGAATGGTTGAAAAAAAATTCAAAACACTTAGAAGCTAATTTACATGAATATGCTGGACCTCAAATGCGTGAAATATCTGAAAAATACTTTAATGACTCAGCAAGAACATTCTGCCTTTCCAAGGAGGAGATTAATCTACTAGAAAAATATTCTGTGGAAGGAGGAGAGCCTACAGGTTCAATGGGAGATGACACTCCTCTTGCGCCAATTAGTGAATTTGTAAGATCCCCTTACGATCATTGCAGGCAAAAATTTGCTCAAGTCACAAATCCACCAATCGATTCTCTCAGAGAAAAGTATGTAATGTCTCTTGAAACTTGTATTGGTCCAGAACTAGATATTTTTGAAGAGACCTCTGAACATGCCAATAGGATTGTTGTGAACTCTCCTATTCTTTCACACAAAAAATTTAACCTACTTATAAAAAATAAAAAGTTCAAAGTGAAACGGTTCTTAATAGAGTACGAGAGAGAAGATTCTCTTGAAGAAAGTTTAATTAAATTATGTGAAGATGTGTTGGCATCGGTAAAGGAAAGTTACTCAATTATAGTACTTGATGAGAAGCAAACCTCATTCAATAAGCCTGTTATTCCAGCTCTTTTAGCAACATCAGCAATTCATAATTATTTGATCAAAAATAATCAGCGAGTTTCCTGCAATATTATTGTAAATACTGCCTCTGCAAGAGACACTCACCAAATAGCATGTTTAATAGGTTTTGGAGCAACATGTGTCCACCCTTGGCTTGGTCTTCAAACAGTTTTAAAAATTGGAAAACAAAGAGAATTAGATTCCCCAGGCAATGAACTTTGCGCATCTTATAGAAAGTCATTAAATAATGGTTTATTGAAAATAATGTCAAAGATGGGAATATCCAATATTTCCAGTTACAGAGGAGCAGGACTTTTTGAAGTTGTTGGATTTTCCGAAAAGATTAATAAAGTTTGCTTTCCCAAAAATGAAACACTTATTTTTGGCGATTGCTTTAAAGACATAGAAAGGAAATCTCTTGAAGTCATAGATAGTGATAAAGATAGTAAAATTTTGCCAAAAGGTCTTCATAAATTTGTTCATGGAGGAGAGGAGCATGCTTATCAGCCTGGTGTGGTAATTGAGTTACAGAACTCCCTCAAAGAAGGATCTTATGAAAAATTTAAGAATTTCTCAGAAATTATTAATGAAAGAAAGCCACTGGCTGTAAGAGATTTTTTTGAATTAAAGAAAAACGAAAAAACTATTGATCTTGAAGAAGTAGAACCAGTAGAAAGTATTTTAAAACGTTTCGATTCTGCAGGAATGAGTCTAGGTTCACTATCTCCTTTAGCCCATGAAACCCTTGCTGCTGCAATGAATGGTTTGGGCTGTCGTTCTAATTCAGGAGAAGGAGGTGAGGACAGGAAAAGGTTTGGAACTAATTTAATGTCGAAGATTAAACAAGTTGCCTCGGGAAGGTTTGGAGTAACTCCACATTATTTAGTTAACGCTGAGGTGTTACAAATAAAGATCGCCCAGGGAGCAAAACCTGGAGAAGGAGGCCAGCTACCTGGAGCTAAAGTGGATTCGTACATCGCTAAACTCAGGCATTCGAAACCAGGGATAACCTTGATTTCCCCTCCACCTCATCATGATATTTACTCAATTGAAGACCTTGCTCAACTTATTTATGATCTTAAACAAGTAAATCACAAAGCACTTGTTTCAGTTAAGCTTGTTTCAGAGCCAGGTGTTGGAATTGTCGCTGCAGGAGTAGTAAAAGCAAATGCCGATTTTATTACTATTTCGGGACATGATGGTGGTACTGGTGCAAGTCCAATATCATCAATAAGATATGCAGGCTCTCCATGGGAGACTGGATTATTTGAAACACAAAATATCCTACTTCAAAGCAACCTTAGGTCTAGAGTTAAACTTCAAACAGATGGTGGACTAAAGACTGGATTAGATGTAATAAAAGCTGCAATTTTTGGTGCAGATTCCTTCGGCTTTGGTACGGCGCCAATGATTGCAATGGGGTGCAAGTATTTGAGAATTTGTCATCTGAATAATTGTGCTACTGGTGTTGCTACTCAACAATTGAGAATTATCAATGATCATTTTCTTGGTGAGGTGGAAAAAGTTCAAAATTATTTTATTTTTGTCGCAAAAGAAATAAGAGAGATTCTTGCTGCACTGGGTTATAAGTCGATTGAAGAAATTATTGGCAAATCTGATTTGCTTGAATTAAAAAAAGAGTACTACGAAAGATCGACAAAAATGGGTCTAGATAAACTTTTATTTAGATTTAGACCTAATAAATCTCAACTGAATACTAAGGCTCAAAACAATATAAATAAATCCTTGAATGATGAATCTTTATCAAATCTTATCTCAGAGAAAATATCCAAAAATATAGAGAAAGGCAAAGGAGGTGCATTTAGTTTTAAGATCTCTAATACCCATAGATCAATAGGTGCTGAAGTATCTGGAATGATATCAAGGACTCATAGTGAAAAGGGTATGCCAGAGAGGCTTATTTTGAACTTCAAAGGAACTGCAGGACAAAGCTTTGGTTGCTGGAATGCCAAAGGGCTTGAATTGAATTTAAAAGGTCTAGCAAATGATTATGTAGGGAAAGGAATGAATGGAGGAAAAATTGTAATTACAAAAGAAAAACATCTAAAAGACGACAGATCAGTTTTACTTGGAAATACTTGTCTTTTTGGAGCTACAGGAGGAGAGTTTTACGCAAATGGTGTAGCAGGGGAAAGATTTGCAGTTAGGAATTCTGGTGCTAAGGCAATTATTGAAGGCGCAGGAGACCATTGTTGTGAGTACATGACTGGTGGTGAAGTAATTGTGCTAGGTTCAGTTGGGAATAATTTTGGTGCAGGAATGACAGGAGGCTTTGCATATGTATTTGATGAAGATAGAAGCTTTGTTGATCGATGCAATAAGGATCTTATTTCTTTTAATAGAATTACTAGCCAAGAAATGGAGGCTCATAGAAGCTATCTAAAAGACAGAATTTTCCAATTTATAAAAGAAACTGACAGCAATGTTGGAAAAACAATTCTTGAAGACTTCGATAGATATAAAAGTCTATTTTGGATTATTACACCTTACGCAGAAAATCTCGAAAAGATAATAAAGAACACAAGAGAGGAAGCTGCATAATGTCTGAAAAAAACTATGAATTTATTGAAATTAAGAGGATAGAGCCAGAAACAAAAAGTTTGAATGTAAGAAAAGTAGATTTTTCCGAAATTTATGAGCAAACAAATATAAAAAAAGTTTCAGAACAGGCAAGCAGGTGTCTTGGATGTGGCAATCCATATTGTGAGTGGAAATGTCCTTTACATAATTACATTCCTGACTGGCTTAAACTTATAGAGGAAAATAGATTAGAAGAAGCAGCTGATTTATGTCATGAAACAAACGCTTTTCCAGAAATATGTGGAAGGATTTGTCCCCAAGAAAAACTTTGTGAGGGAGCTTGTACCTTAAACACTGGATATGAGGCTGTTACTATTGGCCAAGTTGAAAAATATATTTCTGATACAGCTTTGGAACAGGGATGGAAGCCGAAAAAATATTCAGAAAAACAAACCAAATTTCACGTATCAATAATTGGTGCTGGGCCAGCTGGATTAGCATGCGCTGAAACATTAATAAGAAGAGGAATAAACTGCACTGTTTATGATAAGTATTCTGAAATTGGCGGATTACTTACATACGGAATTCCAGAATTTAAGCTTGAAAAAAAAGTTGTTCTAAAAAGGAGAGAAATCTTAGAAGAGCTTGGAGTAAAGTTTGTTCTAAATTGTTGGGTAGATGATAAGAAAATAAAAGAAATTGAAACAGCAAGTGATGCTATTTTTTTAGGGCTGGGAACTTACGAATCTATTAAGGGAAAATATAAAGGGTTTGATAAGGATGGAGTAACTGAGGCTCTGCCATACCTCATTAAAAATACTGATTATTTAATGACTGATAGTGATTTTGAGGAATTAAATTTCAAAGGACAGAAAGTTGTTGTTTTAGGAGGCGGTGATACAGCAATGGATTGTGTAAGAACAGCGATAAGACAAGGAGCAAAAAGTGTAAAGTGTATTTATAGAAGAAGTAAAGAACATATGCCAGGATCTTCTAAAGAAGTTAAACATGCTGAAGAGGAGGGCGTTGAGTTTATTTTTAATACACAACCAGTTGAAGTAGAGGGAAATGGTTCGGTCAAAAAATTGAAAATCGTAACGACAAAATACGACGAAAATAAAAAATCGTTAGTTGAACAAAGCGGCTCAGAAAAGTTGCTTGATGTTGATCGTCTAATCGTAGCATTTGGATATAGCGCATCACCACAAGATTTTTTTATAAATAAAGGAGTGGAAATTGATAAAGATGGACTAGTAAAATTAGATAGAAATGAGTACAAGTATCAGACTTCTAATGAAAAATTTTTCGCTGGTGGAGATATGATTATGGGTTCTAGTTTAGCAGTTTATGCAATAGCACATGGAAGAGATGCGGCAAAAGAGATAATTAACTACTTAAAAAGCAATTAGAGCGAGTAACAGCCTTTTTAAGGCATAAATTTTAAAATCTAAGCCAACTCTTTAGAAAAAAACAAAAAAAGGGCTCAGAAGAGCCCTTTTTAGATAAATAAAAAATTATTTATGCTTTCTTTGGCCCCCAAACTAAACCTAACTGGAAAAGAACAATGACGGCACTTAAAGCCATTGCTACAGGACCACCTAAAGCAAGTGGTGAAGCAAGACTTGCTTCTAATCTTCCGCATGAAGCGCCTTCAATAGCGCATATTGACGCAGTATATGACTCAAATACATAACCAGCAATAAGTCCAGAGTTTGTGAAACTCGCTGCAACCAATACACAGTAAGCAGTTGTAAAGATCTTTCCAACCACATTATCACCGGCATCCCCTTGATAAATTGCATTTGCAAACCTAAACCCTAACCAAGTAAAGATTGCAAAACCTACAAAATACATTGCGTTACTAATAAGAAAAATATAAAACAAATTTAAATATTCATATTCACTCATAATAATTATCCTCCTAATACAAGATTAGAGCATTCAAAGACAGTTTTGTGTGACAATTTGATGAACTTAGGACCAGAAAAAAGGCTGAAAAAGGGTAGGTTAGCTTTATTTTGGGGGCGGAAACCAGATCATTGCCATTTGGAACAAAATTATAAATATATGAAAAATATAGGCAAAGGCTGGAGAAATAATCGGATTGACTAAATGAATAGTTAAAAACATCACTGCGACAAAAATACAAAAAAGTGAGCAAAAGATCTTTGCAACATTTCTAACAATATCTCCACGATTAATTGCTGCTCTTAAAGAATTTGCAAGATTAAATGAAATATAAGTTAAAACACTGAGACTTAAAAAATATATTCCTGGTTCCATATTAATATTTTACCTTTTTTTTAAAAATTTTCGAATTGAAGAAGAGGGTAAATAATTTTTTTTCATTTCCTAAATATTATTTTAACTATATATATAACTTCGCATAATATATATTATGTTAAATTAATAGTATAAATAAAAGTAGTCACTATATTAGCTCTACATGTGTATAAATGCGCCTAATAGCAGAATATAACTTATCGGTATTTTTGTGAAAAAGAATTATTTAACATAATCCAAGTAGTGAACTAAGAGAACCAAGAATGTTTACCAAACTGATTGGGTTCTACCCGTTTTTTATTATCTAAGTAGTACTTGAATCCCATCATTACACTTTCAATGTATGATTGAAGCTTATGTTTAACATATAAATTCCAGGCTAACCACTTTATTAGAGGATTTTTATAAGGTAAAGAGGGATTTACTCTTACCTTTAATGTAGAAATACTTCCTTTTTCTGAAACAATCCAATTTACAACTGTATCTCTTCTTTTCGCTCCTATTCTTAGATCGTAGCCATTCTCATGCCAATTAAATATTTCTCTGGTGTACTCTAATCCGCTAAAATAAAGCACTTTATCCATAGAATTGCTGCCTGGCCATGTAATAACTTCATTTTTCTTACAGAAAGGATGATATAGCTCCAATGCACCGGGTTTTCTTATAAGATCTAGTAATTCTTTTTTGGGAAGCTTAAATGAAGCCTCAGATTGTACATACATGTTAAATACCTTAAAAATTCTTTTCTAAATATGCAACTCCATATTTATTACTAAAAAAATGATCTTCAACTCTTCTAAACCCCATTTTTTCATGAAATTTTAAAGATTGTTTATTTATTGGTTCAATATTTGCCTCAGCACAAATAGTAAGCTGCTCATTAATATAATTTTTAAAAATATTTCCATACATAAATGAACCAAAACCCCTATTTTCAAAGCCTTTTTTGACTCCTACGCGGTCAATATATAGAAATTTTTTGTATTTTTTTTGAAAATATTGATAGTTTAGCGATTCATATGGAAGATCCTCTCTCATGCAAACTATAAATGCGCATATTTCTCTCTGAAATACCAAAAAACTTCCAAACGTAGATAATGCAATTAAATCCTCTAATTTGCTTAAATCCCCTAGGGAGCTAAGCATAGGCTTATGACTCTCATTTATCTCTAAAACTTCGCTTAAAGACGCCTTTTTAGCCTCTTTAAGATTAAATTGCTCTAAATTATTCATTTTTACAAAATTATTATTACAAAAAAGTGACATTTTTACTTTACTGATTACAATAATCTTTCATGGCAGGCAAAGATACTATTGAAATGCAAGGAAAGGTAATAGAGGTATTACCTAATACTGTTTTCAGAGTTCAGCTTGAGAATGATCATGTCATTACAGCACACATCTCTGGGAAAATGAGAAAAAACTATATCAGAATAATGAATGGTGATAATGTAACTGTAGAGCTCTCCCCTTATGATCTCAGCAAAGGAAGAATTACCTTTAGAACTAAGTAATTTTTTCTTTTTTCTTTACTTTAAAGTTTAATTGTTTCGCCTTAATTCCAACTAAGATTGTGTCACCTTTTTTTGCCTTATCATCTATGAGCATTGCGGAGACAGGTTTTTTAATATGCTTATCAACTGATCTTGACAAGGGTCTAGCACCAAGTTTCGCATCAAATCCTTCATCAAGTATCTTTTGCACCACAGCATCAGTCCACTCCAAATCAATTCCTTTAAGATTTAGCTTTGCCTGAACCTCAACAAGCAACTTTTCTA is part of the SAR86 cluster bacterium genome and encodes:
- the gltB gene encoding glutamate synthase large subunit, which produces MFSEDSHKDSCGTGILFSKNNTSSHSILKRSISSLQCMRHRGALSYDGKTPDGVGIMIDLDHNFFQKKLLDEQNLILPSRFGLGMFFVNKKFPFLEYLKVILDEHELNLIALRELKFDESILGEMAKKSCPQILQIFVENKKRTDSSDQLDVNLYKAKKLFDKKFDFERELYCCSFSADTVVYKGLVMPSEFDSFYTDLSDTSHRTASVMFHIRFSTNTSPKWHLAQPYRVIAHNGEINTISGNRNWSLARMNNLSSKRFGNMRKYQPLVNQSGSDSSSLDNMIEVLKEGGVNIGRAARMLIPPSWQNTDLMDSDEKAFHEYNSMHMEAWDGPALICFQDKNFLSCFLDRNGLRPAKIEFFNDETVCISSEFGSNNDNLKTIKTDRLGPGGLFVYDRNSQKILKDRDVDEVLAKTNPYREWLKKNSKHLEANLHEYAGPQMREISEKYFNDSARTFCLSKEEINLLEKYSVEGGEPTGSMGDDTPLAPISEFVRSPYDHCRQKFAQVTNPPIDSLREKYVMSLETCIGPELDIFEETSEHANRIVVNSPILSHKKFNLLIKNKKFKVKRFLIEYEREDSLEESLIKLCEDVLASVKESYSIIVLDEKQTSFNKPVIPALLATSAIHNYLIKNNQRVSCNIIVNTASARDTHQIACLIGFGATCVHPWLGLQTVLKIGKQRELDSPGNELCASYRKSLNNGLLKIMSKMGISNISSYRGAGLFEVVGFSEKINKVCFPKNETLIFGDCFKDIERKSLEVIDSDKDSKILPKGLHKFVHGGEEHAYQPGVVIELQNSLKEGSYEKFKNFSEIINERKPLAVRDFFELKKNEKTIDLEEVEPVESILKRFDSAGMSLGSLSPLAHETLAAAMNGLGCRSNSGEGGEDRKRFGTNLMSKIKQVASGRFGVTPHYLVNAEVLQIKIAQGAKPGEGGQLPGAKVDSYIAKLRHSKPGITLISPPPHHDIYSIEDLAQLIYDLKQVNHKALVSVKLVSEPGVGIVAAGVVKANADFITISGHDGGTGASPISSIRYAGSPWETGLFETQNILLQSNLRSRVKLQTDGGLKTGLDVIKAAIFGADSFGFGTAPMIAMGCKYLRICHLNNCATGVATQQLRIINDHFLGEVEKVQNYFIFVAKEIREILAALGYKSIEEIIGKSDLLELKKEYYERSTKMGLDKLLFRFRPNKSQLNTKAQNNINKSLNDESLSNLISEKISKNIEKGKGGAFSFKISNTHRSIGAEVSGMISRTHSEKGMPERLILNFKGTAGQSFGCWNAKGLELNLKGLANDYVGKGMNGGKIVITKEKHLKDDRSVLLGNTCLFGATGGEFYANGVAGERFAVRNSGAKAIIEGAGDHCCEYMTGGEVIVLGSVGNNFGAGMTGGFAYVFDEDRSFVDRCNKDLISFNRITSQEMEAHRSYLKDRIFQFIKETDSNVGKTILEDFDRYKSLFWIITPYAENLEKIIKNTREEAA
- the infA gene encoding translation initiation factor IF-1, which produces MAGKDTIEMQGKVIEVLPNTVFRVQLENDHVITAHISGKMRKNYIRIMNGDNVTVELSPYDLSKGRITFRTK
- a CDS encoding glutamate synthase subunit beta; this encodes MSEKNYEFIEIKRIEPETKSLNVRKVDFSEIYEQTNIKKVSEQASRCLGCGNPYCEWKCPLHNYIPDWLKLIEENRLEEAADLCHETNAFPEICGRICPQEKLCEGACTLNTGYEAVTIGQVEKYISDTALEQGWKPKKYSEKQTKFHVSIIGAGPAGLACAETLIRRGINCTVYDKYSEIGGLLTYGIPEFKLEKKVVLKRREILEELGVKFVLNCWVDDKKIKEIETASDAIFLGLGTYESIKGKYKGFDKDGVTEALPYLIKNTDYLMTDSDFEELNFKGQKVVVLGGGDTAMDCVRTAIRQGAKSVKCIYRRSKEHMPGSSKEVKHAEEEGVEFIFNTQPVEVEGNGSVKKLKIVTTKYDENKKSLVEQSGSEKLLDVDRLIVAFGYSASPQDFFINKGVEIDKDGLVKLDRNEYKYQTSNEKFFAGGDMIMGSSLAVYAIAHGRDAAKEIINYLKSN
- a CDS encoding GNAT family N-acetyltransferase; the protein is MSLFCNNNFVKMNNLEQFNLKEAKKASLSEVLEINESHKPMLSSLGDLSKLEDLIALSTFGSFLVFQREICAFIVCMREDLPYESLNYQYFQKKYKKFLYIDRVGVKKGFENRGFGSFMYGNIFKNYINEQLTICAEANIEPINKQSLKFHEKMGFRRVEDHFFSNKYGVAYLEKNF